The Streptomyces sp. SS1-1 genome has a segment encoding these proteins:
- a CDS encoding Gfo/Idh/MocA family protein, with product MTRRTVRIAMNGVTGRMGHHQHLVRSILALREQGGLDLGDGTVLWPEPVLVGRREHALKTLADQHGLDPAHLSTDLDAVLADPTVDIYFDAQVTAAREAALRRAIAAGKHVYTEKPTATGLAGALELARLATAAGVRHGVVQDKLFLPGLRKLKRLIDGGFLGRILSVRGEFGYWVFEGDWQEAQRPSWNYRAEDGGGIVADMFPHWEYVLHELFGRVTSVQALAVTHVPRRWDENGTPYDATADDAAYGVFEVEGGVVAQINSSWTVRVHRDELVEFQVDGTEGSAVAGLRRCRVQHRGTTPRPVWNPDLPAAYSFRDQWQEVPDNEEFDNGFKAQWELFLRHVYAGAPYSWDLLAGARGVQLAELGLRSSAEGRRLDVPEVTL from the coding sequence GTGACACGCAGGACGGTGCGTATCGCCATGAACGGGGTGACCGGGCGCATGGGCCACCACCAGCACCTGGTCCGCTCGATCCTGGCCCTCCGCGAACAGGGCGGCCTCGACCTGGGCGACGGCACCGTGCTGTGGCCGGAACCGGTCCTGGTCGGCCGCCGCGAACACGCCCTGAAGACCCTCGCCGATCAGCACGGACTGGACCCGGCGCACCTCTCCACCGACCTCGACGCGGTCCTCGCCGACCCCACCGTCGACATCTACTTCGACGCCCAGGTGACGGCCGCCCGCGAGGCGGCCCTGCGCCGGGCGATCGCCGCGGGCAAGCACGTCTACACCGAGAAGCCCACGGCCACCGGGCTCGCGGGCGCCCTGGAGCTCGCCCGGCTCGCGACCGCCGCCGGCGTCCGGCACGGCGTCGTCCAGGACAAACTGTTCCTGCCGGGCCTGCGCAAGCTCAAGCGCCTGATCGACGGCGGCTTCCTCGGCCGGATCCTGTCCGTGCGCGGCGAGTTCGGCTACTGGGTCTTCGAGGGCGACTGGCAGGAGGCCCAGCGCCCGTCCTGGAACTACCGCGCCGAGGACGGCGGCGGCATCGTCGCCGACATGTTCCCGCACTGGGAGTACGTGCTGCACGAGCTGTTCGGCCGGGTCACGAGCGTCCAGGCCCTCGCCGTCACCCACGTCCCACGGCGCTGGGACGAGAACGGCACGCCGTACGACGCCACCGCCGACGACGCGGCCTACGGCGTGTTCGAGGTCGAGGGCGGCGTCGTCGCCCAGATCAACTCCAGCTGGACCGTGCGCGTCCACCGGGACGAACTCGTCGAGTTCCAGGTCGACGGCACCGAGGGCTCGGCCGTCGCCGGACTGCGCCGCTGCCGCGTCCAGCACCGCGGCACCACCCCCAGGCCCGTCTGGAACCCGGACCTCCCGGCCGCGTACTCGTTCCGGGACCAGTGGCAGGAGGTCCCCGACAACGAGGAGTTCGACAACGGCTTCAAGGCCCAGTGGGAGCTGTTCCTGAGGCACGTGTACGCCGGTGCCCCCTACTCCTGGGACCTGCTGGCCGGCGCCCGCGGCGTCCAGCTCGCCGAACTGGGCCTGAGGTCCTCGGCCGAGGGCCGCCGTCTCGACGTACCGGAGGTCACGCTGTGA
- a CDS encoding sugar phosphate isomerase/epimerase family protein, protein MSDLTRFSVNQMTVKQLPLPELVAACRDLGVPAVGLWREPVQEYGVEAAAKLVRDAGLTVTTLCRGGFLTATDPAGRARALDDNRRAVEEAATLGTDVLVLVSGGLPAGSRDLPGARERIADALAELGPYAEAHGVKLAVEPLHPMFAADRCVVSTLSQALDLAERFPARQVGVTVDTYHVWWDEAAPAQLARAGAGGRIHAFQLADWTTPLPAGALTGRGQLGDGAVDLRHWRELADAAGYTGPIEVELFNDALWTRDGREVLAETANRFIRHAL, encoded by the coding sequence GTGAGCGACCTGACCCGCTTCAGCGTCAACCAGATGACCGTCAAGCAGCTCCCGCTCCCCGAGCTGGTCGCCGCCTGCCGCGACCTCGGCGTCCCGGCGGTCGGCCTGTGGCGCGAACCGGTCCAGGAGTACGGCGTGGAGGCGGCCGCCAAGCTCGTCCGGGACGCCGGCCTGACGGTCACGACGCTCTGCAGGGGCGGCTTCCTCACGGCGACCGACCCGGCCGGGCGGGCCCGGGCCCTGGACGACAACCGGCGGGCCGTCGAGGAGGCGGCCACCCTCGGCACGGACGTCCTGGTGCTGGTCTCCGGCGGCCTGCCCGCCGGCTCCCGCGACCTGCCGGGCGCACGGGAGCGGATCGCCGACGCCCTGGCCGAACTCGGACCGTACGCCGAGGCGCACGGCGTGAAGCTGGCCGTCGAACCGCTGCACCCGATGTTCGCCGCCGACCGCTGTGTCGTCTCCACCCTGTCCCAGGCCCTGGACCTCGCCGAACGCTTCCCGGCCCGGCAGGTCGGCGTCACCGTGGACACGTACCACGTCTGGTGGGACGAGGCCGCGCCCGCGCAGCTCGCCCGGGCGGGCGCGGGCGGCCGCATCCACGCCTTCCAGCTCGCCGACTGGACCACCCCGCTGCCCGCCGGCGCCCTGACCGGCCGGGGCCAGCTCGGCGACGGCGCGGTGGACCTGCGCCACTGGCGCGAACTGGCGGATGCGGCCGGCTACACGGGCCCCATCGAGGTGGAGCTGTTCAACGACGCCCTGTGGACCCGCGACGGCCGGGAGGTACTGGCGGAGACGGCGAACCGCTTCATCCGGCACGCGCTCTGA
- the rbsD gene encoding D-ribose pyranase, whose protein sequence is MKRAGILNRELSGALAELGHGDGVLVCDVGMPIPAGPRVVDLAFRAGVPSFAEVLDGLLAELVVEGATAATEVRDANPEAAALLAETCPALELVPHERLKELTAEARLVVRTGEARPYANVLLRCGVFF, encoded by the coding sequence GTGAAGCGGGCCGGAATCCTGAACCGGGAACTGTCCGGGGCGCTGGCCGAGCTGGGGCACGGCGACGGCGTCCTCGTATGTGACGTGGGGATGCCGATCCCGGCGGGGCCGCGGGTCGTGGACCTGGCGTTCCGGGCCGGGGTGCCGTCGTTCGCGGAGGTGCTGGACGGGCTGCTGGCCGAGCTGGTGGTGGAGGGCGCGACGGCGGCGACGGAGGTCCGGGACGCGAACCCGGAGGCGGCCGCGCTGCTCGCGGAGACCTGTCCCGCGCTGGAGCTGGTGCCGCACGAGCGGCTCAAGGAGCTGACGGCGGAGGCGCGGCTGGTGGTGCGCACGGGTGAGGCCCGGCCGTACGCGAACGTGCTGCTGCGCTGCGGCGTCTTCTTCTGA
- a CDS encoding LacI family DNA-binding transcriptional regulator, translated as MTVTLADVAARAQVSPATVSRVLNGNYPVAASTRERVLRAVDELDYVLNGPASSLAAATSDLVGILVHDIADPFFGIMASAIQSEIGGPGGRAGGERLAVVCNTGGSPERELTYLTLLQRQRAAAVVLTGGAVESAPHAEAVAAKLRRLSDAGTRVVLCGRPPAPDTGAIALAFDNRGGARELTEHLIGLGHRRLGYIAGPLERTTTRHRLEGHRAALEAQGIPGDDRLIVHGRYDRRSGYEATLELLRRDPSLTAVVAANDSVALGACAALREAGLRVPDDVSVAGFDDLPFGIDAVPSLTTVRLPLADAGARAGRIAMGREEPPPGDLAAIRGELMVRGSSGVPRG; from the coding sequence ATGACGGTGACCCTGGCGGACGTGGCGGCCCGCGCCCAGGTCTCGCCCGCGACGGTGTCGCGCGTGCTGAACGGCAACTATCCCGTCGCCGCCTCCACCCGCGAGCGGGTGCTGCGCGCGGTGGACGAGCTGGACTACGTGCTGAACGGCCCCGCCAGCTCGCTGGCCGCCGCCACCTCCGACCTGGTCGGCATCCTCGTCCACGACATCGCCGACCCGTTCTTCGGGATCATGGCCAGCGCGATCCAGTCGGAGATCGGGGGCCCCGGCGGCCGGGCGGGCGGCGAACGTCTGGCCGTCGTCTGCAACACGGGCGGGTCGCCGGAGCGCGAACTGACGTACCTCACCCTGCTGCAGCGGCAGCGGGCCGCCGCGGTGGTGCTGACCGGCGGTGCCGTGGAGAGCGCGCCGCACGCGGAGGCCGTCGCGGCGAAGCTGCGCCGGCTGTCGGACGCCGGGACCCGGGTGGTGCTGTGCGGGCGGCCGCCCGCGCCGGACACCGGCGCGATCGCGCTGGCCTTCGACAACCGCGGGGGCGCCCGTGAGCTGACCGAGCATCTGATAGGCCTCGGGCACCGGCGGCTCGGATACATCGCGGGACCCCTGGAGCGCACGACCACCCGGCACCGGCTGGAGGGCCACCGGGCCGCGCTGGAGGCGCAGGGCATACCGGGGGACGACCGCCTGATCGTGCACGGCCGCTACGACCGGCGCTCGGGCTACGAGGCGACGCTGGAACTGCTGCGCCGCGACCCGTCCCTGACGGCCGTGGTCGCCGCGAACGACTCCGTCGCGCTGGGCGCCTGCGCGGCCCTGCGCGAGGCCGGCCTGCGCGTCCCGGACGACGTGTCGGTGGCCGGCTTCGACGACCTGCCGTTCGGCATCGACGCGGTGCCCTCCCTCACCACGGTCCGCCTGCCGCTCGCCGACGCGGGCGCCCGCGCGGGCCGGATCGCCATGGGCCGTGAGGAGCCGCCCCCGGGCGACCTGGCGGCGATCCGCGGGGAGCTGATGGTGCGGGGGTCCTCCGGAGTGCCCCGGGGCTGA
- a CDS encoding sugar phosphate isomerase/epimerase family protein: MKLAFSTLGVPGLPLPDVLRLASAHGYHGVELRAHPEEPVHPGLGPGERADVAAEFKTAGVEPLAVAGYTRVAAPGDDGPVIEEVRTLVDLAHDIGAPYVRVFPGADPEQTSEATDAIAARRLGTAAEYAADSGVRVLLETHDSHRAAADAMRVLGLVGHRNVGAVWDVMHTWLAGEQPAESYAALAPHLGYVQVKDIAATDDTAPLPLGAGVLPLAECVEVLSRHGWDGWLCWEYEKRWHEDAAPLEGLLDTGRDHLSRLLNESA, translated from the coding sequence ATGAAGCTGGCGTTCTCCACCCTCGGCGTCCCCGGTCTCCCCCTGCCCGACGTGCTGCGGCTCGCGAGCGCGCACGGCTACCACGGCGTGGAGCTGCGCGCCCACCCCGAGGAGCCGGTGCATCCTGGTCTCGGCCCCGGTGAACGGGCGGACGTGGCCGCCGAGTTCAAGACGGCCGGCGTGGAGCCGCTGGCCGTCGCCGGGTACACGCGGGTCGCGGCGCCCGGGGACGACGGGCCGGTCATCGAGGAGGTCCGCACGCTCGTGGACCTCGCCCACGACATCGGCGCGCCCTATGTGCGGGTCTTCCCCGGCGCCGACCCGGAGCAGACCTCCGAGGCGACGGACGCGATCGCCGCGCGGCGGCTCGGCACGGCGGCGGAGTACGCCGCGGACAGCGGGGTGCGGGTCCTGCTGGAGACGCACGACTCGCACCGGGCGGCCGCCGACGCGATGCGGGTGCTGGGTCTGGTCGGGCACCGCAACGTGGGCGCGGTGTGGGACGTCATGCACACCTGGCTGGCCGGTGAGCAGCCCGCCGAGAGCTACGCGGCCCTCGCGCCCCATCTGGGGTACGTGCAGGTCAAGGACATCGCGGCCACCGACGACACGGCTCCGCTGCCGCTCGGCGCCGGCGTGCTGCCGCTCGCCGAGTGCGTGGAGGTCCTGTCCCGGCACGGCTGGGACGGCTGGCTGTGCTGGGAGTACGAGAAGCGGTGGCACGAGGACGCCGCCCCGCTGGAAGGCCTGCTCGACACGGGCCGCGACCATCTGTCGCGGCTGCTGAACGAGTCCGCGTAG
- a CDS encoding ribokinase, producing MYDYDLLVVGSANADLVIGVERRPDAGETVLGSDLAVHPGGKGANQAVAAARLGARTALLARVGDDAYGRLLLDSQHAAGVDTVGVLVGGAPTGVALITVDPSGDNSIVVSPGANGRLAPADVRAAASLFQASRVVSTQLEIPLETVAEVVRSLADGSRFVLNPSPPRPLPADVLAACDPLIVNEHEARVILGDAAVGDSPEDWARILLAKGPRSVVVTLGAEGALVASAEGVVRVPAVTVRAVDTTGAGDAFTAALAWRLGTGATLAEAAAYAARVGAVAVTREGAQVSFPTAAEVEAL from the coding sequence ATGTACGACTACGACCTGCTGGTCGTGGGGTCGGCCAACGCCGACCTGGTGATCGGTGTCGAGCGCCGGCCGGATGCCGGCGAGACCGTGCTCGGCTCCGATCTGGCCGTCCACCCGGGCGGCAAGGGCGCCAACCAGGCCGTCGCCGCGGCCCGGCTCGGCGCCCGTACGGCCCTGCTCGCGCGGGTCGGGGACGACGCGTACGGCCGGCTGCTGCTGGACTCGCAGCACGCGGCCGGCGTGGACACGGTGGGGGTGCTGGTCGGCGGGGCGCCGACCGGGGTCGCGCTGATCACCGTGGACCCGTCCGGGGACAACAGCATCGTGGTCTCCCCCGGCGCGAACGGGCGGCTCGCCCCGGCCGACGTACGGGCCGCCGCGAGCCTGTTCCAGGCGTCCCGGGTCGTCTCGACGCAGCTGGAGATCCCGCTGGAGACGGTCGCGGAGGTCGTGCGCAGTCTGGCGGACGGCAGCCGTTTCGTGCTCAACCCGTCGCCGCCCCGGCCGCTGCCGGCCGACGTCCTCGCGGCCTGCGACCCGCTCATCGTCAACGAGCACGAGGCGCGGGTGATCCTCGGTGACGCAGCGGTCGGCGACTCCCCCGAGGACTGGGCGCGCATCCTGCTCGCCAAGGGGCCCCGCTCGGTGGTCGTGACGCTGGGCGCCGAGGGCGCGCTGGTGGCCTCCGCCGAGGGGGTCGTACGGGTGCCGGCGGTGACGGTACGGGCCGTGGACACGACCGGTGCGGGCGACGCGTTCACGGCGGCGCTGGCCTGGCGGCTGGGCACCGGCGCCACGCTCGCCGAGGCGGCGGCGTACGCGGCCAGGGTCGGTGCGGTGGCGGTGACCCGGGAGGGCGCGCAGGTGTCGTTCCCGACGGCGGCGGAGGTCGAGGCGCTGTGA
- a CDS encoding sugar ABC transporter ATP-binding protein, translating into MSDPEELLRIEGIRKTFPGVVALDGVDFDLRRGEVHVLLGENGAGKSTLIKMLSGAYTPDAGRILVGGEEVRIHGAQDSERLGIATIYQEFNLVPDLTVAENIFLGRQPRRFGMIDRGRMEADAEVLLKRVGLSVSPRARVRELGIARLQMVEIAKALSLDARVLIMDEPTAVLTSEEVETLFAIVRRLREDGVGIVFITHHLEEIAALGDRVTVVRDGKSVGQVPAATPQDELVRLMVGRSIEQQYPRERADAGPALLTVEGLTRNGVFHDVGFEVRAGEVVGIAGLVGAGRTEVVRAVFGADPYDKGTVKVAGAALKGHDVNAATAAGIGLIPEDRKGQGLVLDQSVEENLGLVTLRAATRAGLVDRKGQQEAAARIAKQLGVRMAGLGQHVRTLSGGNQQKVVIGKWLLADTRVLILDEPTRGIDVGAKVEIYQLINELTANGAAVLMISSDLPEVLGMSDRVLVMAQGRIAGELSADEATQDSVMALAVSNPTTDKEAARGH; encoded by the coding sequence GTGAGCGACCCCGAGGAGTTGCTGCGCATCGAGGGCATCCGGAAGACCTTCCCGGGCGTGGTCGCGCTGGACGGCGTCGACTTCGACCTGCGCCGGGGCGAGGTCCATGTGCTCCTCGGTGAGAACGGCGCCGGGAAGAGCACCCTCATCAAGATGCTCTCCGGCGCGTACACGCCCGACGCCGGGCGGATCCTGGTCGGCGGCGAGGAGGTGCGCATCCACGGGGCGCAGGACTCCGAGCGCCTCGGGATCGCCACGATCTACCAGGAGTTCAACCTCGTCCCCGATCTGACGGTCGCCGAGAACATCTTCCTGGGGCGGCAGCCGCGCCGGTTCGGGATGATCGACCGGGGCCGGATGGAGGCCGACGCCGAGGTCCTGCTGAAGCGGGTCGGCCTCAGCGTGTCGCCCCGCGCGCGGGTGCGTGAACTGGGCATCGCCCGGCTCCAGATGGTCGAGATCGCCAAGGCGCTCAGCCTGGACGCGCGCGTGCTCATCATGGACGAGCCGACCGCCGTGCTGACCTCCGAGGAGGTCGAGACGCTGTTCGCGATCGTGCGCCGGCTGCGCGAGGACGGCGTGGGCATCGTCTTCATCACCCACCACCTGGAGGAGATCGCCGCCCTTGGCGACCGGGTCACGGTCGTCCGGGACGGGAAGAGCGTCGGGCAGGTGCCCGCCGCCACCCCGCAGGACGAGCTCGTGCGGCTGATGGTGGGCCGCTCCATCGAGCAGCAGTACCCGCGCGAACGGGCCGACGCCGGTCCCGCGCTGCTCACCGTCGAGGGGCTCACCCGGAACGGCGTCTTCCACGACGTCGGCTTCGAAGTGCGCGCCGGAGAGGTCGTCGGCATCGCCGGGCTGGTCGGCGCGGGCCGTACCGAGGTCGTCCGGGCCGTCTTCGGGGCGGACCCGTACGACAAGGGCACCGTGAAGGTGGCGGGCGCGGCCCTGAAGGGGCACGACGTGAACGCCGCCACGGCGGCCGGGATCGGGCTGATCCCCGAGGACCGCAAGGGCCAGGGGCTGGTCCTCGACCAGTCCGTGGAGGAGAACCTCGGCCTGGTGACCCTGCGGGCCGCCACGCGCGCGGGGCTCGTCGACCGCAAGGGCCAGCAGGAGGCCGCCGCGCGCATCGCGAAGCAGCTGGGCGTGCGGATGGCCGGGCTCGGCCAGCACGTACGCACCCTCTCCGGCGGCAACCAGCAGAAGGTCGTCATCGGCAAGTGGCTGCTCGCCGACACCCGGGTGCTGATCCTCGACGAGCCCACACGCGGGATCGACGTCGGCGCCAAGGTCGAGATCTACCAGCTCATCAACGAACTGACCGCGAACGGGGCGGCCGTCCTCATGATCTCCAGCGATCTCCCGGAGGTGCTCGGCATGAGCGACCGGGTGCTGGTGATGGCCCAGGGCCGGATCGCGGGCGAACTGTCCGCCGACGAGGCCACCCAGGACTCCGTGATGGCACTCGCCGTCAGCAACCCCACGACCGACAAGGAGGCCGCTCGTGGCCACTGA
- a CDS encoding substrate-binding domain-containing protein, producing the protein MATDTLKRNPGAGGATGGLRRLLLDNGALTALIVLVIAMSALSGDFLTTDNLLNVGVQAAVTAVLAFGVTFVIVSAGIDLSVGSVAALSATVLAWSATSHGVPVVIAVLLAVATGVAAGLVNGFLIAYGKLPPFIATLAMLSVARGLSLVISEGSPIPFPDSVSHLGDTLGGWLPVPVLVMVVMGLIAAFVLGRTYIGRSMYAIGGNEEAARLSGLRVKRQKLAIYALSGVFAAVAGVVLASRLSSAQPQAADGYELDAIAAVVIGGASLAGGTGKASGTLIGALILAVLRNGLNLLNVSAFWQQVVIGVVIALAVLFDTLRRKAGATPLAAGTGSGGGKGKQAGTYALAAVVTVAIVGATSFLHDGSKASDQRIGLSLSTLNNPFFVQIRAGAQAEAKKLGVDLTVTDAQNDASQQANQLQNFTSSGVGAIVVNPVDSDAASNSVKAADKAGIPVVAVDRGVNNAKTATLVASDNVAGGELAAKSIAEKLGGKGKIVILQGQAGTSAARERAQGFAAGLKAFPGIKVVAQQPADFDRTKGLDVMSNLLQAHPDVQGVIAANDEMALGAIKALGSKAGKSVSVVGFDGTPDGLKAVEGGSLYASVAQQPSQLGKIAVDNALKALDGDKVQQTVKVPVKVVTKDNVAGFKG; encoded by the coding sequence GTGGCCACTGACACGCTCAAGAGGAACCCGGGCGCCGGTGGCGCGACCGGCGGGCTGCGCCGCCTGCTCCTCGACAACGGCGCCCTCACCGCGCTGATCGTCCTGGTGATCGCCATGTCGGCGCTGTCGGGCGACTTCCTGACCACCGACAACCTGCTCAACGTCGGTGTGCAGGCGGCGGTGACCGCCGTCCTCGCGTTCGGCGTCACCTTCGTCATCGTCTCGGCGGGCATCGACCTGTCGGTGGGTTCGGTGGCGGCGCTCTCGGCCACCGTGCTGGCCTGGTCGGCGACCTCGCACGGGGTGCCGGTCGTCATAGCGGTGCTGCTGGCGGTGGCGACGGGCGTCGCGGCCGGACTCGTCAACGGCTTCCTCATCGCCTACGGCAAGCTCCCGCCGTTCATCGCGACGCTCGCGATGCTGTCGGTGGCGCGCGGTCTGTCGTTGGTGATCTCCGAGGGTTCGCCGATCCCGTTCCCGGACTCGGTGTCGCACCTCGGTGACACGCTCGGCGGCTGGCTGCCGGTGCCGGTCCTGGTGATGGTCGTGATGGGCCTGATCGCCGCGTTCGTGCTGGGCCGCACCTACATCGGCCGGTCGATGTACGCGATCGGCGGCAACGAGGAGGCGGCCCGGCTGTCCGGGCTGCGGGTGAAGCGGCAGAAGCTCGCCATCTACGCGCTGTCCGGCGTGTTCGCCGCCGTCGCGGGTGTCGTGCTCGCCTCCCGGCTGTCCTCCGCCCAGCCGCAGGCCGCCGACGGCTACGAACTGGACGCGATCGCGGCCGTCGTCATCGGCGGTGCCTCCCTCGCGGGCGGCACCGGCAAGGCGTCCGGCACGCTGATCGGCGCACTGATCCTCGCGGTGCTGCGCAACGGCCTGAACCTGCTGAACGTCTCCGCGTTCTGGCAGCAGGTCGTCATCGGTGTCGTCATCGCGCTGGCCGTCCTCTTCGACACGCTGCGCCGCAAGGCGGGCGCCACGCCGCTCGCGGCCGGCACCGGTTCGGGCGGCGGCAAGGGCAAGCAGGCGGGGACGTACGCGCTCGCGGCCGTCGTCACCGTGGCGATCGTCGGCGCGACCTCGTTCCTGCACGACGGCTCGAAGGCGTCGGACCAGCGGATCGGGCTGTCGCTGTCGACGCTCAACAACCCCTTCTTCGTGCAGATCCGGGCCGGTGCCCAGGCCGAGGCGAAGAAGCTGGGCGTGGACCTGACCGTGACGGACGCCCAGAACGACGCCTCGCAGCAGGCCAACCAGCTGCAGAACTTCACCAGTTCCGGGGTCGGCGCGATCGTCGTCAACCCGGTGGACTCGGACGCGGCGAGCAACTCCGTGAAGGCCGCCGACAAGGCCGGCATCCCGGTCGTCGCCGTCGACCGCGGGGTCAACAACGCGAAGACCGCCACGCTGGTCGCCTCGGACAACGTGGCCGGCGGTGAGCTGGCCGCCAAGTCGATCGCCGAGAAGCTGGGCGGCAAGGGCAAGATCGTGATCCTGCAGGGCCAGGCCGGCACGTCCGCCGCCCGTGAGCGGGCGCAGGGCTTCGCCGCCGGGCTGAAGGCCTTCCCGGGCATCAAGGTGGTCGCCCAGCAGCCCGCCGACTTCGACCGCACCAAGGGTCTCGACGTCATGTCGAACCTGCTCCAGGCGCACCCGGACGTCCAGGGCGTCATCGCCGCCAACGACGAGATGGCCCTCGGCGCCATCAAGGCGCTGGGGTCGAAGGCCGGGAAGTCGGTGTCCGTGGTCGGCTTCGACGGGACGCCGGACGGCCTGAAGGCGGTGGAGGGCGGCTCGCTGTACGCGTCCGTCGCCCAGCAGCCGAGCCAGCTCGGGAAGATCGCCGTGGACAACGCCCTCAAGGCCCTCGACGGCGACAAGGTCCAGCAGACGGTGAAGGTGCCGGTGAAGGTGGTCACGAAGGACAACGTGGCCGGCTTCAAGGGCTGA
- a CDS encoding dihydrodipicolinate synthase family protein, translated as MTLHLPGAHGTLRAYEPRTEPLALTPGAPSLSRTVFAAAHVVADPYADTAPGSPAAVDWDATLAFRRHLWSHGLGVAEAMDTAQRGMGLDWAGAAELIRRGAAEARAAGGRIACGAGTDQLTGGPATLAEVRAAYEEQLALVEESGAQAILMASRALAAIARGPEDYLDVYGHLLRQAADPVILHWLGPMFDPALEGYWGAADLDAATDTVLRLIAAHPGKVDGIKVSLLDARREIALRRRLPEGVRCYTGDDFHYPELIAGDGHGFSHALLGVLDPLGPLAAEALRVLDTGDRDGFRALLDPTVELARHLFQAPTRFYKTGVVFLAWLAGHQSHFTMVGGLQSARSLPHLARAYELADRLGLFPDPKRAEDRMRTLLALYGVTP; from the coding sequence GTGACCCTCCACCTGCCCGGCGCGCACGGCACCCTGCGCGCCTACGAGCCCCGCACCGAGCCGCTCGCCCTCACCCCGGGCGCCCCCTCCCTCTCCCGTACGGTCTTCGCCGCCGCCCACGTCGTCGCCGACCCGTACGCCGACACCGCCCCCGGCTCCCCGGCCGCCGTCGACTGGGACGCCACCCTCGCCTTCCGCCGGCACCTGTGGTCCCACGGGCTCGGTGTCGCCGAGGCCATGGACACCGCCCAGCGCGGGATGGGCCTGGACTGGGCGGGCGCGGCCGAACTGATCCGGCGCGGCGCCGCCGAGGCGCGGGCGGCCGGCGGCCGGATCGCCTGCGGGGCGGGCACCGACCAGCTCACCGGTGGCCCGGCGACCCTCGCCGAGGTCCGCGCCGCGTACGAGGAACAGCTCGCGCTCGTCGAGGAGTCCGGCGCCCAGGCGATCCTGATGGCGTCCCGCGCCCTCGCCGCCATCGCCCGCGGCCCCGAGGACTACCTGGACGTCTACGGCCATCTGCTCCGCCAGGCCGCCGACCCGGTGATCCTGCACTGGCTCGGCCCGATGTTCGACCCGGCCCTGGAGGGCTACTGGGGCGCGGCGGACCTCGACGCGGCCACCGACACCGTGCTGCGCTTGATCGCCGCCCACCCCGGCAAAGTCGACGGCATCAAGGTCTCCCTGCTGGACGCCCGGCGCGAGATCGCGCTGCGCCGCCGCCTCCCGGAGGGCGTCCGCTGCTACACGGGCGACGACTTCCACTACCCCGAGCTGATCGCGGGCGACGGCCACGGCTTCAGCCACGCCCTGCTCGGCGTCCTCGACCCGCTCGGACCACTGGCCGCCGAGGCGCTCCGCGTCCTCGACACCGGCGACCGCGACGGCTTCCGCGCCCTCCTCGACCCGACCGTCGAACTGGCCCGCCACCTCTTCCAGGCACCCACCCGCTTCTACAAGACCGGCGTGGTGTTCCTGGCGTGGCTGGCCGGCCACCAGTCCCACTTCACGATGGTCGGCGGCCTGCAGTCCGCCCGCTCCCTGCCCCACCTCGCCCGCGCCTACGAACTCGCCGACCGCCTCGGCCTGTTCCCCGACCCGAAGCGGGCCGAGGACCGGATGAGGACCCTGCTGGCCCTGTACGGAGTGACGCCGTGA